The nucleotide window CTCCACAAAGGTAGTACGGGTCATGCCCAGCACATCGAAAATATGCTCCTGGACATAGTCATTGAAAGGCTGGCCGGAAACATTCTGAACAATCAGACCGGCAAGCACAGTGGCCCAGTTTGAATAAGCCAGGTGTTTGCCCGGAGGGTACACACGCTCCGGCTGGTATTTTGCGAGGGATTCAGCAATCGGGAGAATGCGTTCCGGATCATTGATGATCAGATATCCCAGGAAACCGTCCTCAAAGCCGGCCGTATGGGTCATGATATGACGCATGGTCACCGGCTGACCGGGCCAGCTGTCCTTGACCTTGAATGTTTTCAGGTAGGTATTCACATCGACATCCAGGTCGATTTTACCCTGCTCCACAAGCTGCATGACGGAAACCCAAGTGAAAAGCTTGGATATGGAGCCGGGCCGGAACATACTGGTTTCCGGGTCAACGGGGATACGTTTTTCCACATCGATATAACCGTAGCCCTTGGCAAAGATTACTTTCCCGTCCTTCATGACAGCAACCACACCGGACGGTGAATGGTTGGTTTCCATTGTGGGAATGATCACCCCGTCGGAGAAGGCCTCGACAACCTGGGGATCTGTTACATCCAATCCTTCAGCGGCCTGAAGGGCGACAGATCCAGCCAGCCAGGTTATCAAGATAAGAAAAGCCTGCCAGGCTGCCCCTGCTCGTTTAAAGATATTATTCATGATTTTTCCCTTTATTTGGCATTAATACCAATGCCTTATGACTTCCAGATATCGCCAAGAGCACGTTTAAAGTTGTTACCCAACACCAGGCTGATATGCTCATCGCTGTACCCGCGCCGGATCAGTCCCTCGGTAAGGTCAAAAATCCGTTTCGGGTGATCAAAACCATCCGTATCCATTTTGTCCCTGAAGGCATAACTTGCCTTATACTGGCCCTTGAGCGCACTGTAGGCGGGTTCCGGAATGTCGTCGTAACCGTCCATATCCATATCGGAACCGACCCCCACATGTTCGATCCCGGTAAGCTTCGCCACATAATCGATGTGATCGATGATATTTTCGACGGTTGTAGGCTCCTTGGTACTGACAAAATTTCGTACTCCGGTAATGCCCATCACACTTCCGGACCTGGCCATCGCCTTGATTGCCTCGTCGGTTTTGCACCGTATATGCCCACCCGCCAGCTCTCGCACATTGGAGTGAGTGACCAGGACCGGCTTTTTCGAAAGTTCAAAGGCGTCAAGTGTTGTCCTGTCACCGCAATGGGACACATCGACAGCCATGCCCACTTCATTCATTCGCTCAACGATGCTTACGCCAAAGTCACTCAGACCGCCGTCGCTGCGGTCAGTGGACCCGGTGCCGATCAGGTTGCGGCTGTTATATGTCAACTGGCTGATCCGTTGTCCCAGGGTATAGAAAAGATTCACGTCATCCGGTTCACGGAAATGATCTGAATTCTGGATACCAACGATGAAACCGATCCGTTCCCCCTTCTTCAGATCCTTCAGGTCGGACAGGGAATCCACCCTGCGCAGGACATCGGGATATTCGGCAACCAGGGCGTTTAAGCGGCCGACAAAAGCGGCAGCATGATCAGCGGCCAGGCCGACCGCCGGGTGAAAGACATCAACCCCGGACGCCAGAAGAGTTTCAATATGTTCCTTGGGGACTTCAAAACCATCTTCCTTTTTGGGGTTTTTAACATAAGTCACAGACATCATCTTGCTGAACGGCGCCATAATGGACAGCATGTCGAAGACCTGG belongs to Emcibacter sp. and includes:
- a CDS encoding dipeptidase, which codes for MKMNTPVKRRSFLRTTVSAAIAFPMINMGAYRVFAASETKYSARAIDLVNQNQVFDMLSIMAPFSKMMSVTYVKNPKKEDGFEVPKEHIETLLASGVDVFHPAVGLAADHAAAFVGRLNALVAEYPDVLRRVDSLSDLKDLKKGERIGFIVGIQNSDHFREPDDVNLFYTLGQRISQLTYNSRNLIGTGSTDRSDGGLSDFGVSIVERMNEVGMAVDVSHCGDRTTLDAFELSKKPVLVTHSNVRELAGGHIRCKTDEAIKAMARSGSVMGITGVRNFVSTKEPTTVENIIDHIDYVAKLTGIEHVGVGSDMDMDGYDDIPEPAYSALKGQYKASYAFRDKMDTDGFDHPKRIFDLTEGLIRRGYSDEHISLVLGNNFKRALGDIWKS